In one Oscillospiraceae bacterium genomic region, the following are encoded:
- the serS gene encoding serine--tRNA ligase: MIDIKFLRENPDAVRENIKKKFQEAKLPLVDKVLELDARNRQTINEAQALRAERNALSKQVGMLMGQAKKDPSKLEEAEAAKAKVVAQAERLAQLEKLEDELAGEIRQIMLVIPQIIDPSVPLGPDDSANVEVERFGEAVVPAYEIPYHTEIMESFDGIDMDAAGRVSGSGFYYLLGDIARLHEAVLAYGRDFMIDKGFTYCIPPFMIHGNVVEGVMSFADMEAMMYKIEGEDLYLIGTSEHSMIGRFIDQILTEDKLPQTLTSYSPCFRKEKGSHGIEERGVYRIHQFEKQEMIVVCKPEESMEWYEKMWRFSVELFRNMDIPVRQLECCSGDLADLKVKSCDIEAWSPRQQKYFEVCSCSNLGDAQSRRLKIRAKGADGKTYLPHTLNNTCVAPPRMLIALLENNLQADGTVKVPKVLQPYMGGKEVLIPKK; this comes from the coding sequence ATGATAGACATTAAATTCCTGCGTGAGAACCCCGACGCCGTACGCGAGAACATCAAAAAGAAGTTCCAGGAGGCCAAGCTGCCCCTGGTGGACAAGGTGCTGGAGCTGGACGCCCGCAACCGCCAGACCATCAACGAGGCCCAGGCCCTGCGCGCCGAGCGCAACGCCCTGTCCAAGCAGGTGGGTATGCTGATGGGCCAGGCCAAAAAGGACCCCTCCAAGCTGGAGGAGGCCGAGGCCGCCAAGGCCAAGGTGGTGGCCCAGGCCGAGCGCCTGGCCCAGCTGGAGAAGCTGGAGGACGAATTGGCCGGGGAGATCCGCCAGATCATGCTGGTGATCCCCCAGATTATTGACCCCTCCGTGCCCCTGGGCCCCGACGACAGCGCCAACGTGGAGGTGGAGCGCTTCGGCGAGGCCGTGGTGCCCGCGTATGAGATCCCCTACCACACCGAAATTATGGAGTCCTTCGACGGCATCGACATGGACGCCGCCGGGCGGGTGTCCGGCTCCGGCTTCTACTATCTGCTGGGGGACATCGCCCGGCTTCACGAGGCCGTGTTGGCCTATGGCCGGGACTTTATGATCGACAAGGGCTTCACCTACTGCATCCCCCCCTTCATGATCCACGGCAACGTGGTGGAGGGCGTCATGTCCTTTGCCGACATGGAGGCCATGATGTACAAGATCGAGGGCGAGGACCTCTACCTGATCGGCACCTCCGAGCACTCCATGATCGGCCGCTTCATCGACCAGATTCTCACCGAGGACAAGCTCCCCCAGACCCTGACCTCCTACTCCCCCTGCTTCCGCAAAGAGAAGGGCTCCCACGGCATTGAGGAGCGGGGCGTGTACCGCATCCACCAGTTCGAGAAGCAGGAGATGATCGTGGTCTGCAAGCCCGAGGAGAGCATGGAGTGGTACGAGAAGATGTGGCGCTTCTCCGTGGAGCTCTTCCGCAACATGGACATCCCCGTGCGCCAGCTGGAGTGCTGCTCCGGCGATCTGGCCGACTTGAAGGTCAAGTCCTGCGATATTGAGGCGTGGAGCCCCCGCCAGCAGAAGTATTTCGAGGTCTGCTCCTGCTCCAACCTGGGCGACGCACAGTCCCGCCGCCTGAAAATCCGCGCCAAGGGGGCCGACGGCAAGACCTATCTGCCCCACACCCTCAACAACACCTGCGTCGCGCCCCCCCGTATGCTCATCGCCCTGCTGGAGAACAACCTCCAGGCCGACGGCACCGTAAAGGTGCCCAAGGTGCTCCAGCCCTATATGGGCGGCAAGGAAGTCCTGATTCCGAAGAAGTAG
- the spo0J_1 gene encoding chromosome partitioning protein ParB: MPSERGLGKGLGALLGDAALQSQEGGSLSLPISQVEPGLKQPRKRFDDDSIADLADSIRTHGIIQPLTVRRLSSGYYQIIAGERRWRAAKLAGLSEVPAVIIEADDRTVMELGLIENLQREDLNPIEEASGYRTLMEEYGLTQEEVSQRVGKSRPAVANALRLLALPDAVHLLLEEGKLSAGHARAILSVPGGELQKRLAQKVVAEELSVRQTEALAKRLTREPQQGEPGADPLKIYREAAAKELSTRFGRRVSIVQGAKKGKIELEYYDQSDLDTLLSALEQLSPKGGAGL; this comes from the coding sequence ATGCCATCGGAACGCGGCCTGGGCAAGGGCCTGGGCGCCCTGCTGGGCGACGCGGCCCTCCAGAGCCAGGAGGGGGGCTCCCTCTCCCTCCCCATCTCACAGGTGGAGCCCGGCCTCAAGCAGCCCCGCAAGCGCTTTGACGACGATTCCATCGCCGACCTGGCCGACTCCATCCGCACACACGGCATCATCCAGCCCCTCACCGTCCGCCGCCTCTCCTCCGGCTACTACCAGATCATCGCCGGGGAGCGCCGCTGGCGGGCCGCCAAGCTGGCCGGGCTCTCAGAGGTCCCGGCGGTCATCATCGAGGCGGACGACCGCACGGTGATGGAGCTGGGCTTGATTGAAAACCTCCAGCGGGAGGATCTGAACCCCATTGAGGAGGCCTCCGGCTACCGCACCCTGATGGAGGAGTACGGCCTCACCCAGGAGGAGGTCTCCCAGCGGGTGGGCAAGTCCCGCCCCGCCGTGGCCAACGCCCTACGCTTGCTGGCGCTGCCCGACGCGGTGCACCTGCTGCTGGAGGAGGGCAAGCTCTCCGCCGGCCACGCCCGGGCCATCCTCTCCGTCCCCGGCGGGGAGCTGCAAAAGCGGCTGGCCCAGAAGGTGGTGGCCGAAGAGCTCTCCGTCCGCCAGACCGAGGCCCTGGCCAAGCGCCTCACCAGGGAGCCCCAGCAGGGGGAGCCGGGCGCCGACCCGCTGAAAATCTACCGGGAGGCCGCCGCCAAGGAGCTGTCCACCCGCTTCGGCCGCCGGGTTTCCATCGTCCAGGGGGCGAAAAAGGGTAAAATTGAGCTGGAATACTACGATCAGAGCGATCTGGACACCCTGCTCTCCGCCCTGGAACAGCTCTCCCCGAAGGGAGGAGCCGGTCTTTGA